A single Symbiobacterium thermophilum IAM 14863 DNA region contains:
- a CDS encoding ISLre2-like element ISSyth4 family transposase: MAPSKSVVAGKTPTQGGSSLVMVEIRADNGFSFEELESGVWQQVVECFREVLVEALSRVDTLLYENRDAQRYVFKEMRSRTLMTKFGPITFKRRYYWDQEEKRFVFLLDEVLQIAKRQRVSESVRADAVEAAVTAGSFRGAAAELGRRDCQVYVSHEAIRQWSIETGMALAAAQKQRQVTEGGTRKVRFLYIEADGFWPGRQRGKKAEVRLFVIHEGWVERTPAGTEYRLVNRRDFIPDSGRDSWEQLSEFLEREYDLSDTWVIINGDRARWIREGVTWFPKALYQIDRFHLKQELNHVLRHQPRLLERANAALETNDAGGLLAVLEEARTAETDSKRRGEIRRLVADLRTMPESIRDYRVRLQERGVSVEGLRGLGAAEGAVERYSARLRKVGRSWSERGLKAMMHVLAAYFHGTLRGAVEMVERQLGLESLAAVREKVRHRVVETVGRGIEGVRHGRMPILYAGRNASGGYSRMLRAAAGFTK; encoded by the coding sequence ATGGCCCCTTCCAAAAGTGTTGTTGCTGGGAAAACACCAACACAGGGAGGGTCATCTCTCGTCATGGTTGAGATTCGTGCAGACAACGGCTTTTCCTTTGAGGAACTTGAAAGTGGTGTTTGGCAGCAGGTAGTGGAGTGTTTCCGCGAAGTGCTGGTCGAGGCACTCTCGCGGGTGGACACTTTGCTGTATGAAAACCGGGACGCCCAGCGGTATGTGTTCAAAGAGATGCGGTCCCGCACCCTCATGACCAAGTTTGGCCCGATCACATTCAAGCGCCGCTACTACTGGGACCAGGAGGAAAAGCGCTTTGTCTTTCTGCTGGATGAGGTGCTGCAGATCGCAAAGCGGCAGCGGGTGAGTGAATCGGTGAGGGCAGATGCGGTTGAAGCTGCAGTGACGGCCGGATCGTTTCGGGGTGCGGCAGCCGAGCTGGGGCGGCGGGACTGTCAGGTTTACGTCAGCCACGAGGCGATCCGGCAGTGGAGCATCGAGACGGGAATGGCCCTTGCGGCAGCGCAGAAGCAGCGGCAGGTGACCGAAGGGGGGACCCGCAAAGTCCGCTTCCTGTACATCGAGGCGGATGGATTCTGGCCGGGTCGTCAGCGCGGCAAGAAGGCGGAAGTGCGGCTGTTCGTGATTCATGAGGGTTGGGTAGAGCGAACCCCGGCTGGTACGGAGTACAGGCTGGTAAACCGCCGCGATTTCATTCCCGACAGCGGACGGGACAGCTGGGAGCAGTTGAGCGAGTTTCTGGAGAGGGAGTACGATCTCAGCGACACGTGGGTGATCATCAACGGGGACCGGGCCCGGTGGATTCGGGAGGGCGTGACGTGGTTCCCGAAGGCGCTGTACCAGATCGACCGGTTTCACCTGAAGCAGGAGCTAAACCACGTGCTGCGCCACCAGCCCCGGCTCCTGGAACGAGCGAACGCTGCGCTGGAGACAAACGACGCCGGAGGATTGCTGGCGGTACTGGAGGAAGCGCGTACTGCTGAGACCGACTCGAAGCGTCGTGGAGAGATCCGCAGGCTGGTGGCCGACCTCAGGACGATGCCGGAGTCGATACGGGACTACCGCGTCCGACTTCAAGAGCGGGGCGTCAGCGTTGAAGGGTTACGCGGCCTGGGTGCAGCGGAAGGGGCGGTGGAGCGGTACTCAGCACGGTTGCGGAAGGTCGGCCGGAGCTGGTCCGAGAGGGGCTTGAAGGCGATGATGCACGTGCTGGCCGCCTACTTTCACGGCACTTTGCGTGGGGCCGTGGAGATGGTGGAACGCCAGCTGGGACTCGAATCACTGGCTGCAGTTCGGGAAAAGGTGCGGCACCGGGTCGTGGAGACCGTGGGGCGGGGCATTGAAGGAGTCCGCCACGGGCGCATGCCGATCTTGTATGCCGGTCGGAACGCCAGCGGCGGATACTCTCGGATGCTGAGGGCGGCCGCCGGCTTCACCAAGTAG
- a CDS encoding RimK-like protein, with the protein MRLNTDDMPEMELCLYPTEPRLEGVVSGLEFCIDSALRSVYFRCPVFLREMPGIALPAHDQMVRSQWASFVRNLTVFQEALWVNHPGKTYLSENKALQLLEARKAGLTVPRSIVTNSTKKVTTEFAGESRVMLKSLDTLLVRQGDVEAFAYAVPWNLSELAKETMSAAPATVQPYFEPKVDWRVTVVGKKLFAVKILKDEKGVSGDWRLEKDRVRFVPSNLPAPVSSACLRLTKQLGLIFGAIDLVEVGGEFVFLEINPTGEWAWLVEQAGLPIDREIAKILRQGEL; encoded by the coding sequence TTGAGGCTTAACACGGACGACATGCCAGAGATGGAGTTATGCTTGTACCCTACCGAGCCACGTCTCGAAGGTGTTGTTTCCGGTCTAGAATTCTGTATTGATTCTGCTCTGCGGTCCGTTTATTTCAGGTGTCCGGTCTTCCTGAGGGAAATGCCGGGCATAGCTCTGCCGGCTCATGATCAAATGGTTCGTTCTCAATGGGCATCATTTGTCAGAAATCTTACCGTCTTCCAGGAGGCTTTGTGGGTAAATCACCCGGGCAAAACATACTTGAGTGAAAACAAAGCACTACAGTTACTCGAGGCTCGCAAGGCAGGTCTAACAGTACCTAGGTCCATAGTGACAAACAGTACTAAGAAAGTGACTACAGAGTTTGCAGGCGAGTCTCGTGTCATGCTAAAGAGTTTGGACACTCTATTGGTTAGGCAGGGTGATGTAGAAGCATTTGCTTATGCCGTTCCATGGAACTTATCGGAACTTGCAAAGGAAACGATGAGCGCGGCTCCAGCTACTGTACAACCTTACTTTGAGCCTAAGGTGGACTGGAGAGTGACGGTGGTTGGCAAGAAGCTCTTTGCGGTAAAGATACTTAAGGACGAGAAGGGTGTATCTGGAGACTGGAGGTTGGAAAAAGACAGGGTCCGATTTGTTCCGTCTAATCTTCCTGCTCCTGTTTCGTCTGCGTGTCTACGACTTACTAAACAATTAGGTCTCATTTTTGGGGCCATAGACCTTGTAGAAGTAGGGGGCGAGTTTGTTTTCCTTGAGATTAATCCTACCGGGGAATGGGCATGGTTGGTTGAGCAGGCCGGGTTGCCGATTGATCGTGAGATTGCAAAGATTCTGCGACAGGGGGAGCTGTAG
- the istA gene encoding IS21 family transposase, whose product MKGLKIEMAHVERIRWLLHVEGKSQRQVAKALGISRKTVAKYAQLTEIPRYRRQKPAEPLVLTPEFQAEIERRLAENEILPRKQRWTGRTIYEDLVALGYQGSEPTVRRHIAKIRKLKRMQPAFIPLDHDPGESIEVDWGEAVVVLDGVEVTVHILCVRLRWSGMPVVIAYPTQRQEAMFDGLRRALELLGGVPRRMTLDNLKQAVKRILEGRNREEQDAFLSFRTYYLIDSNFCNPASGNEKGSVENLVGLAQRYIVGPHREARTWDELNAILWQRCLEYARRVPQGSTQSILERWEHEKKFLRPLPARPFDCCKVALVTSNKVSCVTFETCRYSVPVQYANRSLQVRAYWDRIDIYVGQEKIASHPRCYERNREILDLDHYLELLHAKPGALEQAKPFRMAQLPAVYHQFRAELQAQGRSDREFIEILMLHRTYSVSEVSTALERALAQRTACYAAVKQLLGAQPDLADGAPPSTAGELASIRVQQPSLAQYNRLLKGGVVH is encoded by the coding sequence GTGAAAGGATTGAAGATCGAGATGGCTCATGTTGAGCGTATCAGATGGCTGCTTCATGTAGAAGGGAAATCGCAGCGACAGGTTGCTAAGGCGCTCGGAATCTCTCGAAAGACCGTCGCCAAGTACGCCCAGCTTACCGAAATCCCGCGCTATCGGCGGCAGAAGCCGGCCGAGCCGCTGGTGCTGACTCCGGAGTTTCAGGCGGAGATCGAGCGGCGACTCGCCGAAAACGAGATCTTGCCCCGTAAGCAACGGTGGACCGGCAGGACGATCTACGAGGACCTGGTTGCCCTGGGCTACCAGGGCAGCGAGCCCACCGTCCGGCGTCACATCGCTAAGATCCGCAAGTTGAAGCGAATGCAGCCGGCATTCATCCCCCTGGACCACGACCCTGGCGAGAGCATCGAAGTCGATTGGGGTGAGGCGGTGGTCGTCCTAGACGGTGTAGAGGTCACGGTCCACATCCTGTGTGTCCGCTTGCGCTGGAGTGGCATGCCTGTTGTGATTGCGTATCCGACTCAGCGGCAGGAAGCCATGTTCGACGGCCTCCGGCGGGCGCTGGAGCTGCTGGGCGGAGTTCCCCGCCGCATGACCCTGGACAACCTGAAGCAGGCGGTCAAGCGGATTCTGGAAGGCCGCAACCGGGAAGAGCAGGACGCCTTCCTGAGCTTCCGCACCTACTACCTCATCGACAGCAACTTCTGCAACCCGGCTTCCGGCAACGAGAAGGGCTCGGTAGAGAATCTGGTCGGCCTGGCCCAGCGCTACATCGTCGGGCCACACCGGGAAGCCAGGACCTGGGACGAGCTCAACGCCATTCTGTGGCAGCGGTGCCTGGAGTATGCCAGGCGTGTCCCACAGGGTTCGACGCAGTCCATCCTGGAGCGCTGGGAGCACGAGAAGAAGTTCCTGCGCCCTCTGCCTGCCCGGCCATTCGACTGCTGCAAGGTGGCGCTGGTCACGAGCAACAAGGTGTCCTGCGTGACGTTCGAGACCTGCCGTTACTCCGTGCCAGTTCAGTATGCGAACCGGTCCCTGCAGGTGCGGGCTTACTGGGACCGGATCGACATTTACGTCGGGCAGGAGAAGATCGCCAGTCATCCCCGCTGCTACGAACGTAACCGGGAGATCCTCGATCTGGACCACTACCTCGAACTCCTTCACGCGAAGCCTGGGGCGCTGGAGCAGGCGAAGCCCTTCCGGATGGCGCAGCTTCCGGCCGTTTACCACCAGTTCCGGGCCGAGCTGCAGGCACAGGGTCGCAGTGACCGGGAGTTCATCGAGATCCTCATGCTGCACCGCACCTATTCGGTTTCAGAGGTAAGCACCGCTCTGGAGCGAGCCCTGGCCCAGCGTACGGCTTGCTACGCAGCCGTCAAGCAACTCCTTGGAGCTCAGCCGGATCTTGCAGATGGAGCACCGCCCTCCACCGCCGGGGAACTGGCCAGCATTCGGGTCCAGCAACCCTCACTGGCTCAGTACAACCGGCTCCTGAAAGGGGGCGTGGTGCATTGA